One region of Campylobacter lari genomic DNA includes:
- the lpxC gene encoding UDP-3-O-acyl-N-acetylglucosamine deacetylase, with amino-acid sequence MNQTTIAKEVKGVGIGLHKGEPISIKLEPLEAGSGIVFYRSDLGISYEAKPENVIDTQMATVIGDHRGYVSTIEHLMSAINAYGIDNVCIVLDANEAPVMDGSSIGFCMMLEEAGIKELDAAKKILVIKKSVEVKEGNKFVRLSPTDMPIINYTIEFDNPIIGKQNYCFEFSKQNYIEQIARARTFGFLKDVQALRAMNLGLGGSLENAVVIDDNRILNPEGLRFKDEFVRHKILDAIGDLTLLGCRVFGDYTSYAGSHKLNHLLTKELLKDPSTYEVVSLEKSTHKVYEKVFA; translated from the coding sequence ATGAATCAAACAACAATAGCAAAAGAAGTTAAAGGTGTTGGCATAGGTTTGCACAAGGGTGAGCCTATTAGTATAAAATTAGAGCCATTAGAAGCTGGTAGTGGTATAGTGTTTTATAGAAGTGATTTGGGAATTTCTTATGAAGCAAAGCCTGAAAATGTCATCGATACACAAATGGCTACTGTAATAGGCGATCATAGGGGTTATGTTTCTACTATAGAACATTTAATGAGTGCGATTAATGCTTATGGTATTGATAATGTGTGTATAGTTTTAGACGCAAACGAAGCTCCTGTAATGGATGGTAGCAGTATAGGTTTTTGTATGATGCTTGAAGAAGCAGGTATAAAAGAGCTTGATGCGGCAAAAAAAATTTTAGTGATTAAAAAAAGTGTAGAAGTAAAAGAAGGCAATAAATTTGTGCGTTTAAGTCCTACGGATATGCCTATTATAAACTATACAATCGAATTTGATAATCCTATTATAGGCAAACAAAATTATTGTTTTGAATTTAGCAAACAAAACTACATAGAGCAAATAGCAAGAGCAAGAACTTTTGGATTTTTAAAAGATGTTCAAGCTTTAAGAGCTATGAATTTAGGTCTTGGTGGAAGCCTAGAAAATGCTGTTGTGATTGATGATAATCGTATTTTAAACCCTGAAGGTTTGCGCTTTAAGGATGAATTTGTGCGTCATAAAATTTTAGACGCTATTGGGGATTTAACCTTGCTTGGATGTAGAGTTTTTGGAGATTATACTTCTTATGCAGGTTCACACAAGCTTAATCATCTTTTAACTAAAGAACTTTTAAAAGATCCTAGTACATATGAGGTAGTAAGCTTAGAAAAAAGCACACATAAGGTTTATGAAAAGGTTTTTG
- a CDS encoding M23 family metallopeptidase — MVFTRKRSNKKWVFLVFLILLAFGVFVLNTKLFEKNPPLIQTKSDIIYSNLTDPISIEISDESVLKDVKVTLFKANELNGEMLVNEHVKGNKKSVHFDLKLPKPAYKENVDSYKLVIEASDSSFWNFFLGNQALKEVKVIIDTKKPFVEILDNSYQIEQGGVGSVVFKASDENLQEVYITTDKDKIFKATPYVKEGYYAALIPWEATDEHFRAYVVAVDKAGNVNKQRIRYYFTNKKYRVSNIKVSDRFLDGKIEFLAQKYAPKDRELSRLEKFKFVNEDLRASNEVIIHDITSKVPDTMINNFKVNLFKPLKNGQKVADYADHRFYSYNNQAFSSSYHMGLDLASVKEAPIISNNDGEVVFVQENGIYGLNIIIYHGFGIYTLYGHCTNVDVNVGDRVRAGDVIGTTGTTGLALGDHVHFGVLVQGVEVRPEQWQDAKWIKENIYNVLESSKKRILSE; from the coding sequence ATGGTTTTTACGCGTAAAAGATCAAATAAAAAATGGGTTTTTCTAGTTTTTTTAATACTTTTAGCCTTTGGGGTTTTTGTGTTAAATACAAAGCTGTTTGAAAAAAATCCTCCATTAATCCAAACAAAATCAGATATTATTTATAGCAATTTAACAGATCCTATATCTATAGAAATAAGCGATGAAAGCGTTTTAAAAGATGTTAAAGTCACACTATTTAAAGCAAATGAATTAAATGGTGAAATGCTTGTTAATGAACATGTTAAAGGTAATAAAAAAAGTGTCCATTTTGATTTAAAACTACCAAAACCAGCTTATAAAGAAAATGTTGATTCTTATAAGCTTGTAATAGAAGCAAGTGATAGTAGTTTTTGGAATTTCTTTTTAGGAAATCAAGCGCTTAAAGAAGTGAAAGTTATCATTGATACCAAAAAACCATTTGTAGAAATTTTAGACAATTCTTATCAAATCGAACAAGGTGGAGTAGGTAGTGTGGTATTTAAAGCAAGTGATGAGAATTTACAAGAAGTTTATATCACAACTGATAAAGATAAAATTTTTAAAGCAACTCCTTATGTGAAAGAAGGATATTATGCTGCTTTGATTCCTTGGGAGGCAACTGATGAGCATTTTAGAGCTTATGTGGTGGCAGTGGATAAAGCAGGTAATGTAAACAAGCAAAGAATTAGATATTATTTTACCAATAAAAAATACCGTGTATCAAATATAAAAGTAAGTGATAGATTTTTAGATGGAAAGATTGAATTTTTAGCACAAAAATATGCTCCAAAAGATAGAGAGTTAAGCAGGCTTGAAAAATTTAAATTTGTTAATGAGGACTTAAGAGCTTCTAATGAAGTTATCATTCATGATATTACGAGTAAAGTTCCTGATACTATGATTAATAATTTTAAAGTCAATCTTTTCAAGCCTTTAAAAAATGGCCAAAAAGTAGCTGATTATGCTGACCATAGATTTTATTCTTATAATAATCAAGCATTTAGTAGTTCTTATCATATGGGACTTGATTTAGCAAGCGTAAAAGAAGCGCCTATCATTAGCAATAACGATGGTGAAGTGGTATTTGTACAAGAAAATGGAATTTATGGACTAAATATTATTATTTATCATGGTTTTGGGATTTATACTCTTTATGGACATTGCACTAATGTGGATGTAAATGTGGGTGATAGAGTTAGAGCAGGTGATGTTATAGGAACTACAGGCACTACAGGCTTAGCGCTTGGAGATCATGTGCATTTTGGTGTTTTGGTGCAAGGTGTTGAAGTGCGTCCTGAGCAATGGCAAGATGCAAAATGGATAAAAGAAAATATCTATAATGTATTAGAATCAAGCAAAAAAAGAATTTTGAGTGAATAA
- a CDS encoding prephenate dehydrogenase, with product MKVGIIGLGLIGGSLGLSLRENKLIDLVCGYDINKEFEQIALERKLIDKIVSFEELKKCDVIFLAIPVRAIVKILKEFQDISKDCTIIELGSTKEEIIKNLPSDLQSQFIAAHPMAGTENSGPNAAIKDLYKNAVCVLCDVQNADHIHQKRAIEIFSDLGMKLVFMDSISHDHHASIISHLPHVISFSLANFVMKEENKKNIAHLGGPSFKDMCRIAKSNPQMWSGIFEQNKQNLLNSIDLFQKELQECKKMIEKCDINELEAWIKSANKLREIL from the coding sequence ATGAAAGTAGGTATAATCGGACTTGGCTTAATAGGTGGATCTTTGGGCCTTAGCTTAAGAGAGAATAAATTAATAGATTTAGTTTGCGGATATGATATAAACAAAGAATTTGAACAAATCGCGCTAGAGCGAAAATTAATAGATAAAATTGTTTCGTTTGAAGAGTTAAAAAAATGTGATGTGATTTTTTTAGCTATCCCTGTAAGAGCTATTGTAAAAATTTTAAAAGAATTTCAAGATATTTCTAAAGATTGCACTATCATTGAGCTTGGAAGTACAAAAGAAGAAATTATTAAAAATTTACCATCTGATTTACAAAGTCAATTTATCGCGGCTCATCCTATGGCAGGAACTGAAAATAGTGGTCCAAATGCAGCTATAAAAGACTTGTATAAAAATGCAGTTTGTGTTTTGTGCGATGTGCAAAATGCTGATCATATCCATCAAAAAAGGGCTATAGAAATTTTTTCAGATTTAGGAATGAAGCTTGTATTTATGGATAGTATTTCACATGATCATCATGCTTCTATCATTTCACACTTACCGCATGTGATTAGTTTTTCTTTGGCAAATTTTGTGATGAAAGAAGAAAATAAAAAAAATATAGCCCATCTAGGAGGTCCTTCTTTTAAAGATATGTGTAGAATTGCAAAATCAAACCCTCAAATGTGGAGTGGTATTTTTGAACAAAACAAACAAAATTTATTAAATTCTATTGATTTATTTCAAAAAGAATTACAAGAGTGTAAAAAAATGATAGAAAAATGTGATATAAATGAACTTGAAGCTTGGATTAAAAGTGCAAATAAGTTAAGAGAAATTTTGTAA
- the bamA gene encoding outer membrane protein assembly factor BamA, translating into MKKWFVFFALSSSLCAATIKDIKFEGLSQLSKESAIAISKLKIGQKIDPASIDIAIKNLFDRNYFKDIVVEEKNGVLIFKVIEKPSIGKIDIQGIASNDRKQIESLVGLKPGILYDENSAKDAAEKIKLFYQAKGFYDTVVEIKDEKLSNSSSLKLTFVVNRGENIIIEKVHLSGAKNLSYSDIEPAVANKQREALGWMWGFNDGKLKIFDLANDSSRISDVYLKEGYLDVSVSPAFLNTYTDTYQADLTYFINEGEVYKVKGIKIFNPIFSDEENEALVNDLKLSVGKIVNIEKLREDIKTIETKTADLGYAFVQVIPDIQKDKENHEAMIIFKVIPNEKVYVRNVEISGNTKTVDRVIRRELYLTEGNLYNRTDLIDSRNALRRTAYFENVDIKEQRVDDTHIDLIVEVKEASTGAISGGIGYGTSDGILLSASLSDANILGSGMKGSVSIDKGDDTLSGRISLRNPRVNDSDYSLGGSLYSDRLEWDSYDERNYGFDISVGKTLGRYTSIDLTYNLEQSDIYHLSDRLIAQGYKLGKTYKSSITPSIVFNNTDDYYLPRSGFIASTSLEYAGLGGDQEFISSTTKFNYYQGLEEFIGWDLIYRYKASFYKVWDQGYLPINEKLYLGGIGTIRGFDRRSVSPKNEWGDETGGTVAFANSVELSFPIFDRIKLRGSVFFDYGAIGESSLSQIQRWSTGIGFEWLTPLGALNLVFAKPFNTNSKDDLSKFEFMLGARF; encoded by the coding sequence ATGAAAAAATGGTTTGTTTTCTTTGCACTCTCAAGTTCTTTATGTGCAGCTACGATTAAAGATATAAAATTTGAAGGCTTATCGCAACTTTCTAAAGAAAGTGCTATTGCGATTTCTAAATTAAAAATAGGACAAAAAATCGATCCTGCTAGTATAGACATAGCGATTAAAAATCTTTTTGATAGAAATTATTTCAAAGATATAGTAGTAGAAGAAAAAAATGGGGTGCTAATTTTTAAAGTAATAGAAAAACCTTCCATTGGAAAAATAGACATTCAAGGTATAGCAAGTAATGATAGAAAACAAATAGAAAGTCTTGTTGGTTTAAAACCTGGAATTTTATATGATGAAAATTCAGCTAAAGACGCAGCTGAAAAAATCAAACTTTTTTATCAAGCCAAAGGTTTTTATGATACTGTTGTAGAAATCAAAGATGAAAAATTAAGTAATTCAAGCTCATTAAAACTTACTTTTGTTGTAAATCGTGGGGAAAATATCATCATAGAAAAAGTTCATTTAAGTGGTGCAAAAAATTTAAGTTATTCAGATATTGAACCTGCGGTAGCAAATAAACAAAGAGAAGCTCTAGGTTGGATGTGGGGCTTTAACGATGGTAAGCTTAAAATCTTTGATCTTGCAAATGATAGCTCAAGAATTTCAGATGTATATTTAAAAGAAGGTTATCTTGATGTGAGCGTATCTCCTGCTTTTTTAAATACTTATACAGATACTTATCAAGCTGATTTAACTTATTTTATCAACGAGGGTGAGGTTTATAAAGTTAAAGGGATTAAAATTTTTAATCCTATTTTTAGTGATGAAGAAAATGAAGCTTTAGTAAATGATTTAAAATTAAGTGTTGGGAAAATAGTTAATATAGAAAAACTAAGAGAAGATATAAAAACTATAGAAACAAAGACAGCTGATTTGGGTTATGCTTTTGTACAGGTTATACCTGATATACAAAAAGATAAAGAAAACCATGAAGCTATGATTATTTTTAAAGTCATACCTAATGAAAAAGTATATGTTAGAAATGTTGAAATTTCAGGTAATACTAAAACAGTTGATAGGGTTATTCGTAGAGAGCTTTATCTAACCGAAGGCAATCTTTACAATAGAACTGATTTAATAGACTCAAGAAATGCTCTAAGAAGAACTGCATATTTTGAAAATGTAGATATTAAAGAACAAAGAGTAGATGATACACATATTGATTTGATAGTAGAAGTCAAAGAAGCTTCAACTGGAGCTATTTCAGGTGGTATTGGTTATGGAACTAGTGATGGAATTTTACTTAGTGCTTCATTATCTGATGCAAATATCTTAGGCTCTGGCATGAAAGGAAGTGTAAGTATAGACAAAGGCGATGATACACTTTCAGGTAGAATATCTTTAAGAAATCCTAGAGTAAATGATAGTGATTATTCTCTTGGAGGATCATTATATTCAGATCGTTTAGAATGGGATAGTTATGATGAGAGAAACTATGGTTTTGATATAAGTGTTGGTAAAACTTTGGGAAGATATACAAGCATAGATTTAACTTACAATCTTGAGCAAAGTGATATTTATCATTTGAGTGATCGCTTAATCGCTCAAGGATATAAACTTGGTAAAACTTACAAAAGCTCTATCACTCCTTCAATAGTATTTAACAATACAGATGATTATTATCTACCAAGATCAGGTTTTATCGCTTCAACCTCACTTGAATATGCAGGCTTAGGTGGAGATCAAGAATTTATAAGCTCTACTACTAAATTTAATTATTATCAAGGCTTAGAAGAATTTATAGGTTGGGATTTGATTTATCGCTATAAAGCAAGTTTTTATAAGGTATGGGATCAAGGTTATTTACCTATCAATGAAAAATTATACCTTGGAGGCATAGGAACTATTAGAGGTTTTGATAGAAGAAGCGTGAGTCCTAAAAACGAATGGGGTGATGAAACAGGTGGTACAGTGGCTTTTGCAAATTCTGTAGAGCTTAGCTTTCCAATCTTTGATAGAATCAAACTAAGAGGAAGTGTATTTTTTGACTATGGTGCCATAGGAGAAAGTTCTTTAAGTCAAATTCAAAGATGGAGCACAGGTATTGGCTTTGAGTGGCTAACCCCACTAGGTGCTTTAAATTTAGTTTTTGCTAAACCATTTAACACTAATTCAAAAGACGACTTAAGCAAATTCGAGTTTATGTTGGGTGCAAGATTTTAA
- the accD gene encoding acetyl-CoA carboxylase, carboxyltransferase subunit beta encodes MNFLDIFSSIRRKQAAPSEAPNHWVKCNSCHALMYYKEIETCYNVCPKCNFHMRLNPLKRIELLSDEDTFVEMDKDLHAIDPLKFVDSKSYKKRLAENEEKTGRKSAIISGECNIDGIKTQLVVFDFSFMGGSLGSVEGEKILRAIERAIERKTPVVIVSASGGARMQESTYSLMQMSKTSAALKLLAEEKLPYISVLTDPTMGGVSASFAWLGDIIMAEPGALVGFAGARVIKQTIGADLPEGFQKAEFLLEHGLIDAIVERNEHKKFIADFLRFFSKN; translated from the coding sequence ATGAATTTTTTAGATATTTTTTCTAGTATAAGACGCAAACAAGCCGCTCCAAGCGAAGCTCCAAATCACTGGGTAAAATGTAATTCTTGTCATGCGTTAATGTATTATAAAGAAATAGAAACTTGTTATAATGTTTGTCCTAAATGTAATTTTCATATGAGATTAAATCCTTTAAAACGCATCGAGCTACTTAGTGATGAAGATACTTTTGTAGAAATGGATAAAGATTTACATGCGATTGATCCGCTTAAATTTGTTGATAGTAAATCATATAAAAAAAGATTAGCAGAAAATGAAGAAAAAACAGGGAGAAAAAGCGCTATAATAAGCGGCGAGTGCAATATAGATGGCATTAAAACTCAATTAGTTGTTTTTGATTTTTCTTTCATGGGTGGAAGTTTGGGCTCAGTAGAAGGTGAAAAAATTCTTAGAGCTATTGAAAGAGCAATTGAGAGAAAAACTCCTGTTGTTATAGTGAGCGCAAGCGGTGGAGCTAGAATGCAAGAAAGCACTTATTCTTTAATGCAAATGAGCAAAACAAGTGCAGCATTAAAGCTATTAGCAGAAGAAAAGCTTCCCTATATTTCTGTCTTAACTGATCCAACTATGGGTGGAGTGAGCGCATCGTTTGCTTGGCTTGGAGATATCATTATGGCTGAACCTGGTGCCCTAGTAGGCTTTGCAGGAGCTAGAGTTATCAAACAAACTATAGGTGCTGATTTACCAGAAGGCTTTCAAAAGGCCGAATTTTTACTTGAACATGGATTAATTGATGCAATTGTAGAAAGAAATGAACATAAAAAATTTATAGCAGATTTTTTAAGATTTTTTTCTAAAAATTAA
- a CDS encoding 23S rRNA (pseudouridine(1915)-N(3))-methyltransferase RlmH produces the protein MHINLLSIQKNNNNEFSKIDEHYTKLIKKFCNFNDICIFNNKINLAQNTNTIEAKKSYTNALNPYKKGFCIALDEKGKELTSIEFAKLLQDKNEISFFIGGAYGLEKEFIAQMHTSIALSKMTLVHKFAKTMLLEQIYRAFCINTNHPYHK, from the coding sequence ATGCATATTAATCTTTTAAGCATTCAAAAAAACAATAATAATGAATTTAGTAAAATAGATGAGCACTACACCAAGCTCATCAAAAAATTTTGCAATTTTAATGATATTTGTATTTTTAACAATAAAATTAATTTAGCACAAAATACCAATACCATAGAAGCAAAAAAATCTTATACAAACGCGCTAAATCCTTATAAAAAAGGTTTTTGCATAGCTTTAGATGAAAAGGGTAAAGAGCTTACAAGTATAGAATTTGCTAAATTATTACAAGATAAAAATGAAATTTCTTTTTTTATAGGCGGTGCTTATGGCCTTGAAAAAGAATTCATCGCACAAATGCATACAAGCATAGCTCTTAGCAAAATGACTTTAGTGCATAAATTTGCTAAAACTATGCTTTTAGAACAAATTTATCGTGCATTTTGCATTAATACAAATCATCCATACCACAAATAG
- the dksA gene encoding RNA polymerase-binding protein DksA, protein MQELNLEEFKNILLQRQKEILQELQGNIDNIHDLQDSEPRDEVDLQQIDNSSHIDLKINENLKTELEEIKHSLSKIDNNTYGICEYCDEDIHPERLKVKPHAKYCINCRENLEKRKEL, encoded by the coding sequence ATGCAAGAGTTAAATCTTGAGGAATTTAAAAATATATTACTTCAAAGACAAAAAGAAATTTTACAAGAACTTCAAGGTAATATAGACAATATCCATGATCTGCAAGATAGTGAACCAAGAGATGAAGTTGATTTACAACAAATTGACAACAGCTCACATATTGACTTAAAAATCAACGAAAATTTAAAAACAGAATTAGAAGAAATTAAACATTCATTAAGCAAAATAGATAACAATACTTATGGAATTTGTGAGTATTGTGATGAAGATATACATCCTGAAAGACTCAAAGTAAAACCTCACGCAAAATATTGTATAAATTGTCGTGAAAACTTAGAAAAAAGGAAAGAATTATGA